Proteins encoded in a region of the Sulfurospirillum arsenophilum NBRC 109478 genome:
- a CDS encoding DNA/RNA non-specific endonuclease, translating to MKKALFLISLFSLMLNAAPTACPQFYVDGEAPDIVNEKLVAQTKELCFEAFGVMHSGISKTPLWSAEYLTASAIDADVPRKDKFHEETLLPQSERAELKDYAKSGYDRGHMSPSADMPTESSQSESFSLANMVPQDHNHNTGIWSNIESATRYLAKKEGSLYVITGPIYKGTLKSIGNGVLVPTYIYKIIYSPKQQKAAVYFTNNEPGKAYHVISVKELEILSGISFFPKMSEEKKTQLLGLPEPKAMK from the coding sequence ATGAAAAAAGCATTGTTTCTTATCTCATTATTTTCACTTATGCTCAATGCTGCACCAACTGCATGTCCACAGTTTTATGTAGATGGAGAAGCACCAGATATCGTAAATGAGAAATTGGTAGCTCAAACCAAAGAATTATGTTTTGAAGCATTTGGTGTCATGCATTCTGGTATTTCTAAAACACCTTTATGGAGTGCAGAGTATTTAACAGCATCAGCTATTGATGCAGATGTTCCTAGAAAAGATAAATTTCATGAAGAAACTCTTTTACCTCAAAGTGAAAGAGCCGAACTCAAAGATTACGCTAAAAGTGGTTACGATAGAGGACATATGAGCCCTTCTGCTGATATGCCAACTGAATCATCTCAAAGTGAGAGTTTTAGTTTAGCAAATATGGTTCCACAAGACCATAATCATAATACAGGTATCTGGTCTAATATTGAATCAGCAACACGTTACTTAGCTAAGAAAGAAGGATCACTGTATGTCATTACAGGACCTATCTATAAAGGAACACTCAAATCCATTGGTAATGGTGTATTAGTACCAACTTACATCTATAAAATTATCTATTCACCTAAACAACAAAAAGCAGCAGTATACTTTACCAATAATGAACCAGGAAAAGCCTATCACGTTATCTCTGTTAAAGAGTTAGAGATATTAAGTGGTATTAGCTTCTTCCCTAAAATGAGTGAAGAGAAAAAAACACAACTGCTAGGCTTGCCAGAACCAAAAGCTATGAAATAG